From a single Carassius gibelio isolate Cgi1373 ecotype wild population from Czech Republic chromosome A18, carGib1.2-hapl.c, whole genome shotgun sequence genomic region:
- the LOC127934566 gene encoding methylosome subunit pICln isoform X1, translating to MVVLKSLHPPSEGVRLQQADTTAVVDRKRLGSGTLFVAEAHLSWFDGSGMGFCLEYPSISLHAVSRDLSAFPEEHLYVMVNAKLDDEAEAEQLDKASDDEESDSDDEDSGTITEIRFVPSDKTRLEPMFSSMCDCQALHPDPDNVDTDDDDYEGEEYDVEEAEQEQGQVQGDVPVFYSYEEGLSQLTAEGQATLERLEGMLAQYHMAGVRNDQPSAQFEEAMEVDSNTVAGQFDDADVDHWLINIYKRVFKITFDQFHFQSWCYLYSCGNSN from the exons ATGGTTGTGCTGAAGAGTTTGCATCCACCCAGCGAGGGCGTGAGGCTCCAGCAGGCCGACACCACAGCAGTTGTGGACAGGAAGAGACTGGGATCAGGAACGCTGTTTGTGGCTGAGGC GCATCTGTCCTGGTTTGATGGTTCAGGGATGGGTTTCTGTCTTGAATATCCCTCCATCAGTCTCCATGCAGTCTCACGAGATCTCAGCGCCTTTCCAGAAGAGCACCTGTATGTGATGGTCAATGCAAAGCTGGACG ATGAAGCTGAAGCTGAGCAGCTGGATAAAGCTTCGGATGATGAGGAGAGCGACAGTGACGATGAAGACTCGGGAACTATCACAGAGATCCGCTTCGTGCCCAGTGATAAAACCAGAT tggagCCCATGTTCTCCAGCATGTGTGACTGTCAGGCCCTGCACCCCGACCCCGATAACGTCGACACCGACGATGACGATTACGAGGGAGAGGAGTACGACGTCGAGGAGGCTG AGCAAGAGCAGGGTCAGGTTCAGGGTGACGTCCCCGTGTTTTACAGCTATGAGGAGGGTTTGTCTCAGCTGACGGCCGAGGGTCAGGCCACACTGGAGCGTCTGGAAGGGATGCTGGCGCAGTACCACATGGCTGGAGTCAGAAATGACCAGCCATCGGCTCAATTTGAAG AAGCAATGGAAGTCGACTCAAACACAGTCGCTGGACAGTTTGATGACGCCGATGTGGATCACTggttaataaatatatacaaacgtGTCTTCAAAAtcacatttgaccaattccatTTCCAGTCCTGGTGTTATTTATATAGTTGTGGcaattctaattaa
- the LOC127934566 gene encoding methylosome subunit pICln isoform X7 — MVVLKSLHPPSEGVRLQQADTTAVVDRKRLGSGTLFVAEAHLSWFDGSGMGFCLEYPSISLHAVSRDLSAFPEEHLYVMVNAKLDDEAEAEQLDKASDDEESDSDDEDSGTITEIRFVPSDKTRLEPMFSSMCDCQALHPDPDNVDTDDDDYEGEEYDVEEAEQEQGQVQGDVPVFYSYEEGLSQLTAEGQATLERLEGMLAQYHMAGVRNDQPSAQFEAGFHEH; from the exons ATGGTTGTGCTGAAGAGTTTGCATCCACCCAGCGAGGGCGTGAGGCTCCAGCAGGCCGACACCACAGCAGTTGTGGACAGGAAGAGACTGGGATCAGGAACGCTGTTTGTGGCTGAGGC GCATCTGTCCTGGTTTGATGGTTCAGGGATGGGTTTCTGTCTTGAATATCCCTCCATCAGTCTCCATGCAGTCTCACGAGATCTCAGCGCCTTTCCAGAAGAGCACCTGTATGTGATGGTCAATGCAAAGCTGGACG ATGAAGCTGAAGCTGAGCAGCTGGATAAAGCTTCGGATGATGAGGAGAGCGACAGTGACGATGAAGACTCGGGAACTATCACAGAGATCCGCTTCGTGCCCAGTGATAAAACCAGAT tggagCCCATGTTCTCCAGCATGTGTGACTGTCAGGCCCTGCACCCCGACCCCGATAACGTCGACACCGACGATGACGATTACGAGGGAGAGGAGTACGACGTCGAGGAGGCTG AGCAAGAGCAGGGTCAGGTTCAGGGTGACGTCCCCGTGTTTTACAGCTATGAGGAGGGTTTGTCTCAGCTGACGGCCGAGGGTCAGGCCACACTGGAGCGTCTGGAAGGGATGCTGGCGCAGTACCACATGGCTGGAGTCAGAAATGACCAGCCATCGGCTCAATTTGAAG CAGGATTTCATGAGCACTAA
- the LOC127934566 gene encoding methylosome subunit pICln isoform X3, producing the protein MVVLKSLHPPSEGVRLQQADTTAVVDRKRLGSGTLFVAEAHLSWFDGSGMGFCLEYPSISLHAVSRDLSAFPEEHLYVMVNAKLDDEAEAEQLDKASDDEESDSDDEDSGTITEIRFVPSDKTRLEPMFSSMCDCQALHPDPDNVDTDDDDYEGEEYDVEEAEQEQGQVQGDVPVFYSYEEGLSQLTAEGQATLERLEGMLAQYHMAGVRNDQPSAQFEEAMEVDSNTVAGQFDDADVDH; encoded by the exons ATGGTTGTGCTGAAGAGTTTGCATCCACCCAGCGAGGGCGTGAGGCTCCAGCAGGCCGACACCACAGCAGTTGTGGACAGGAAGAGACTGGGATCAGGAACGCTGTTTGTGGCTGAGGC GCATCTGTCCTGGTTTGATGGTTCAGGGATGGGTTTCTGTCTTGAATATCCCTCCATCAGTCTCCATGCAGTCTCACGAGATCTCAGCGCCTTTCCAGAAGAGCACCTGTATGTGATGGTCAATGCAAAGCTGGACG ATGAAGCTGAAGCTGAGCAGCTGGATAAAGCTTCGGATGATGAGGAGAGCGACAGTGACGATGAAGACTCGGGAACTATCACAGAGATCCGCTTCGTGCCCAGTGATAAAACCAGAT tggagCCCATGTTCTCCAGCATGTGTGACTGTCAGGCCCTGCACCCCGACCCCGATAACGTCGACACCGACGATGACGATTACGAGGGAGAGGAGTACGACGTCGAGGAGGCTG AGCAAGAGCAGGGTCAGGTTCAGGGTGACGTCCCCGTGTTTTACAGCTATGAGGAGGGTTTGTCTCAGCTGACGGCCGAGGGTCAGGCCACACTGGAGCGTCTGGAAGGGATGCTGGCGCAGTACCACATGGCTGGAGTCAGAAATGACCAGCCATCGGCTCAATTTGAAG AAGCAATGGAAGTCGACTCAAACACAGTCGCTGGACAGTTTGATGACGCCGATGTGGATCACTg A
- the LOC127934566 gene encoding methylosome subunit pICln isoform X6, with product MVVLKSLHPPSEGVRLQQADTTAVVDRKRLGSGTLFVAEAHLSWFDGSGMGFCLEYPSISLHAVSRDLSAFPEEHLYVMVNAKLDDEAEAEQLDKASDDEESDSDDEDSGTITEIRFVPSDKTRLEPMFSSMCDCQALHPDPDNVDTDDDDYEGEEYDVEEAEQEQGQVQGDVPVFYSYEEGLSQLTAEGQATLERLEGMLAQYHMAGVRNDQPSAQFEDEQHFCTAD from the exons ATGGTTGTGCTGAAGAGTTTGCATCCACCCAGCGAGGGCGTGAGGCTCCAGCAGGCCGACACCACAGCAGTTGTGGACAGGAAGAGACTGGGATCAGGAACGCTGTTTGTGGCTGAGGC GCATCTGTCCTGGTTTGATGGTTCAGGGATGGGTTTCTGTCTTGAATATCCCTCCATCAGTCTCCATGCAGTCTCACGAGATCTCAGCGCCTTTCCAGAAGAGCACCTGTATGTGATGGTCAATGCAAAGCTGGACG ATGAAGCTGAAGCTGAGCAGCTGGATAAAGCTTCGGATGATGAGGAGAGCGACAGTGACGATGAAGACTCGGGAACTATCACAGAGATCCGCTTCGTGCCCAGTGATAAAACCAGAT tggagCCCATGTTCTCCAGCATGTGTGACTGTCAGGCCCTGCACCCCGACCCCGATAACGTCGACACCGACGATGACGATTACGAGGGAGAGGAGTACGACGTCGAGGAGGCTG AGCAAGAGCAGGGTCAGGTTCAGGGTGACGTCCCCGTGTTTTACAGCTATGAGGAGGGTTTGTCTCAGCTGACGGCCGAGGGTCAGGCCACACTGGAGCGTCTGGAAGGGATGCTGGCGCAGTACCACATGGCTGGAGTCAGAAATGACCAGCCATCGGCTCAATTTGAAG ATGAACAGCATTTCTGTACGGCTGATTGA
- the LOC127934566 gene encoding methylosome subunit pICln isoform X5 → MVVLKSLHPPSEGVRLQQADTTAVVDRKRLGSGTLFVAEAHLSWFDGSGMGFCLEYPSISLHAVSRDLSAFPEEHLYVMVNAKLDDEAEAEQLDKASDDEESDSDDEDSGTITEIRFVPSDKTRLEPMFSSMCDCQALHPDPDNVDTDDDDYEGEEYDVEEAEQEQGQVQGDVPVFYSYEEGLSQLTAEGQATLERLEGMLAQYHMAGVRNDQPSAQFEAMEVDSNTVAGQFDDADVDH, encoded by the exons ATGGTTGTGCTGAAGAGTTTGCATCCACCCAGCGAGGGCGTGAGGCTCCAGCAGGCCGACACCACAGCAGTTGTGGACAGGAAGAGACTGGGATCAGGAACGCTGTTTGTGGCTGAGGC GCATCTGTCCTGGTTTGATGGTTCAGGGATGGGTTTCTGTCTTGAATATCCCTCCATCAGTCTCCATGCAGTCTCACGAGATCTCAGCGCCTTTCCAGAAGAGCACCTGTATGTGATGGTCAATGCAAAGCTGGACG ATGAAGCTGAAGCTGAGCAGCTGGATAAAGCTTCGGATGATGAGGAGAGCGACAGTGACGATGAAGACTCGGGAACTATCACAGAGATCCGCTTCGTGCCCAGTGATAAAACCAGAT tggagCCCATGTTCTCCAGCATGTGTGACTGTCAGGCCCTGCACCCCGACCCCGATAACGTCGACACCGACGATGACGATTACGAGGGAGAGGAGTACGACGTCGAGGAGGCTG AGCAAGAGCAGGGTCAGGTTCAGGGTGACGTCCCCGTGTTTTACAGCTATGAGGAGGGTTTGTCTCAGCTGACGGCCGAGGGTCAGGCCACACTGGAGCGTCTGGAAGGGATGCTGGCGCAGTACCACATGGCTGGAGTCAGAAATGACCAGCCATCGGCTCAATTTGAAG CAATGGAAGTCGACTCAAACACAGTCGCTGGACAGTTTGATGACGCCGATGTGGATCACTg A
- the LOC127934566 gene encoding methylosome subunit pICln isoform X8, translated as MVVLKSLHPPSEGVRLQQADTTAVVDRKRLGSGTLFVAEAHLSWFDGSGMGFCLEYPSISLHAVSRDLSAFPEEHLYVMVNAKLDDEAEAEQLDKASDDEESDSDDEDSGTITEIRFVPSDKTRLEPMFSSMCDCQALHPDPDNVDTDDDDYEGEEYDVEEAEQEQGQVQGDVPVFYSYEEGLSQLTAEGQATLERLEGMLAQYHMAGVRNDQPSAQFEGFHEH; from the exons ATGGTTGTGCTGAAGAGTTTGCATCCACCCAGCGAGGGCGTGAGGCTCCAGCAGGCCGACACCACAGCAGTTGTGGACAGGAAGAGACTGGGATCAGGAACGCTGTTTGTGGCTGAGGC GCATCTGTCCTGGTTTGATGGTTCAGGGATGGGTTTCTGTCTTGAATATCCCTCCATCAGTCTCCATGCAGTCTCACGAGATCTCAGCGCCTTTCCAGAAGAGCACCTGTATGTGATGGTCAATGCAAAGCTGGACG ATGAAGCTGAAGCTGAGCAGCTGGATAAAGCTTCGGATGATGAGGAGAGCGACAGTGACGATGAAGACTCGGGAACTATCACAGAGATCCGCTTCGTGCCCAGTGATAAAACCAGAT tggagCCCATGTTCTCCAGCATGTGTGACTGTCAGGCCCTGCACCCCGACCCCGATAACGTCGACACCGACGATGACGATTACGAGGGAGAGGAGTACGACGTCGAGGAGGCTG AGCAAGAGCAGGGTCAGGTTCAGGGTGACGTCCCCGTGTTTTACAGCTATGAGGAGGGTTTGTCTCAGCTGACGGCCGAGGGTCAGGCCACACTGGAGCGTCTGGAAGGGATGCTGGCGCAGTACCACATGGCTGGAGTCAGAAATGACCAGCCATCGGCTCAATTTGAAG GATTTCATGAGCACTAA
- the LOC127934565 gene encoding aquaporin-11 isoform X1 codes for MAEVADLAVSLSLLLVIVVFSEVARRTALYIFPNRNWIIYVLELISTFQLCACTHELKLLAEVRGLEPQIALTLTYLISVVHALSFHGAICNPSGALEQLWRGALTRGCALTRISCQLIAAVAARRVMPHVWALALSDLHAQHSAAGFKCVNSPVNAPLLQAAAVELSCAFVMHSAVSNLEKVEEKYRVPVVAAVITTLVYAGGHLTGAVFNPALAFSVQFPCPGNSFAEYSFVYWIGPILGMTGSLLLFDQVIPAISGKRTIPKHLNSNGLKRKKMK; via the exons ATGGCGGAGGTGGCCGATCTCGCCGTCTCCCTGTCCTTACTGCTAGTGATTGTAGTTTTTAGCGAGGTGGCGAGGAGGACGGCTTTATATATCTTCCCAAATCGAAACTGGATCATTTATGTGCTGGAGCTGATTTCCACGTTTCAACTGTGCGCGTGCACGCATGAGTTAAAGCTGCTCGCTGAGGTGCGCGGACTGGAGCCGCAGATCGCACTGACCCTCACGTACCTCATCTCGGTGGTCCACGCGCTTTCGTTCCACGGCGCGATCTGTAACCCGAGCGGCGCTCTGGAGCAGCTGTGGCGCGGGGCTTTGACGCGAGGATGCGCTCTGACGCGGATCTCATGCCAGCTGATTGCGGCAGTAGCGGCGCGGCGCGTCATGCCTCACGTATGGGCACTGGCGCTCTCTGACCTGCACGCGCAACACTCAGCAGCGGGCTTTAAATGCGTGAACAGCCCCGTTAACGCGCCTCTGCTGCAGGCCGCCGCGGTGGAGCTGAGCTGCGCGTTTGTGATGCACTCCGCGGTGTCTAACCTGGAGAAGGTGGAGGAAAAATATCGGGTTCCTGTGGTAGCTGCTGTCATCACTACATTAGTCTATGCAG GTGGTCATCTCACCGGCGCCGTGTTCAACCCAGCACTGGCGTTCTCAGTACAGTTCCCCTGTCCTGGAAACAGTTTTGCGGAGTACAGTTTTGTGTACTGGATCGGACCAATACTGG GTATGACAGGCTCTCTGCTGCTTTTTGACCAAGTGATCCCTGCTATTTCAGGAAAACGCACAATTCCAAAGCACCTGAACTCTAATGGACTCAAGAGAAAAAAGATGAAGTGA
- the LOC127934566 gene encoding methylosome subunit pICln isoform X2, with the protein MVVLKSLHPPSEGVRLQQADTTAVVDRKRLGSGTLFVAEAHLSWFDGSGMGFCLEYPSISLHAVSRDLSAFPEEHLYVMVNAKLDDEAEAEQLDKASDDEESDSDDEDSGTITEIRFVPSDKTRLEPMFSSMCDCQALHPDPDNVDTDDDDYEGEEYDVEEAEQEQGQVQGDVPVFYSYEEGLSQLTAEGQATLERLEGMLAQYHMAGVRNDQPSAQFEAMEVDSNTVAGQFDDADVDHWLINIYKRVFKITFDQFHFQSWCYLYSCGNSN; encoded by the exons ATGGTTGTGCTGAAGAGTTTGCATCCACCCAGCGAGGGCGTGAGGCTCCAGCAGGCCGACACCACAGCAGTTGTGGACAGGAAGAGACTGGGATCAGGAACGCTGTTTGTGGCTGAGGC GCATCTGTCCTGGTTTGATGGTTCAGGGATGGGTTTCTGTCTTGAATATCCCTCCATCAGTCTCCATGCAGTCTCACGAGATCTCAGCGCCTTTCCAGAAGAGCACCTGTATGTGATGGTCAATGCAAAGCTGGACG ATGAAGCTGAAGCTGAGCAGCTGGATAAAGCTTCGGATGATGAGGAGAGCGACAGTGACGATGAAGACTCGGGAACTATCACAGAGATCCGCTTCGTGCCCAGTGATAAAACCAGAT tggagCCCATGTTCTCCAGCATGTGTGACTGTCAGGCCCTGCACCCCGACCCCGATAACGTCGACACCGACGATGACGATTACGAGGGAGAGGAGTACGACGTCGAGGAGGCTG AGCAAGAGCAGGGTCAGGTTCAGGGTGACGTCCCCGTGTTTTACAGCTATGAGGAGGGTTTGTCTCAGCTGACGGCCGAGGGTCAGGCCACACTGGAGCGTCTGGAAGGGATGCTGGCGCAGTACCACATGGCTGGAGTCAGAAATGACCAGCCATCGGCTCAATTTGAAG CAATGGAAGTCGACTCAAACACAGTCGCTGGACAGTTTGATGACGCCGATGTGGATCACTggttaataaatatatacaaacgtGTCTTCAAAAtcacatttgaccaattccatTTCCAGTCCTGGTGTTATTTATATAGTTGTGGcaattctaattaa
- the LOC127934565 gene encoding aquaporin-11 isoform X2 codes for MAEVADLAVSLSLLLVIVVFSEVARRTALYIFPNRNWIIYVLELISTFQLCACTHELKLLAEVRGLEPQIALTLTYLISVVHALSFHGAICNPSGALEQLWRGALTRGCALTRISCQLIAAVAARRVMPHVWALALSDLHAQHSAAGFKCVNSPVNAPLLQAAAVELSCAFVMHSAVSNLEKVEEKYRVPVVAAVITTLVYAGDPDIS; via the exons ATGGCGGAGGTGGCCGATCTCGCCGTCTCCCTGTCCTTACTGCTAGTGATTGTAGTTTTTAGCGAGGTGGCGAGGAGGACGGCTTTATATATCTTCCCAAATCGAAACTGGATCATTTATGTGCTGGAGCTGATTTCCACGTTTCAACTGTGCGCGTGCACGCATGAGTTAAAGCTGCTCGCTGAGGTGCGCGGACTGGAGCCGCAGATCGCACTGACCCTCACGTACCTCATCTCGGTGGTCCACGCGCTTTCGTTCCACGGCGCGATCTGTAACCCGAGCGGCGCTCTGGAGCAGCTGTGGCGCGGGGCTTTGACGCGAGGATGCGCTCTGACGCGGATCTCATGCCAGCTGATTGCGGCAGTAGCGGCGCGGCGCGTCATGCCTCACGTATGGGCACTGGCGCTCTCTGACCTGCACGCGCAACACTCAGCAGCGGGCTTTAAATGCGTGAACAGCCCCGTTAACGCGCCTCTGCTGCAGGCCGCCGCGGTGGAGCTGAGCTGCGCGTTTGTGATGCACTCCGCGGTGTCTAACCTGGAGAAGGTGGAGGAAAAATATCGGGTTCCTGTGGTAGCTGCTGTCATCACTACATTAGTCTATGCAG gTGACCCAGACATTTCTTGA